The following coding sequences are from one Comamonas koreensis window:
- a CDS encoding IclR family transcriptional regulator, with the protein MDATELLVSERTAADTPGSEVSAADRVLQVLAVLACAGRPLSASELMQGTGLPRSSLYRQLARLKRFGFVADSGALYAPGPLGLQLARGFDDGSHLVHVARPVLVQLSQQTQESAGLLVAANGQAVCLDMVESPLSLRCSFDKGSSVPLKVGASAKCVLAYLPAVQREALLNQHYGEGTPARAEAAAELQELRTQGYITTVGQVDAGVWGCSVPVFASGRRAVAALSLMAPQQRVQHQQAQLVQATLAAAARISRSLAG; encoded by the coding sequence ATGGATGCTACAGAGTTGTTGGTCAGCGAGCGCACGGCAGCGGATACCCCGGGTTCCGAGGTGTCGGCGGCCGACCGGGTGCTGCAGGTGCTGGCGGTATTGGCCTGCGCCGGGCGGCCGCTGTCGGCCAGCGAGCTGATGCAGGGCACCGGCTTGCCCCGCAGCAGCCTGTACCGGCAGCTCGCGCGCCTCAAGCGCTTTGGCTTTGTGGCCGACAGTGGCGCGCTGTATGCGCCCGGGCCGCTGGGCCTGCAGCTGGCGCGTGGCTTTGACGATGGCTCCCATTTGGTGCATGTGGCCCGCCCTGTGCTGGTGCAGCTGTCACAGCAGACCCAGGAGAGCGCAGGCCTCTTGGTAGCGGCCAATGGCCAGGCCGTCTGCCTGGACATGGTGGAAAGCCCGCTGTCGCTGCGCTGCTCGTTCGACAAGGGCAGCAGCGTGCCGCTGAAGGTGGGGGCTTCTGCCAAGTGCGTGCTGGCCTACCTGCCCGCCGTGCAACGCGAAGCGCTGCTCAACCAGCACTACGGCGAAGGCACCCCCGCCCGCGCCGAGGCCGCTGCCGAGCTGCAGGAGCTGCGCACACAGGGCTACATCACCACGGTGGGCCAGGTCGACGCCGGTGTCTGGGGTTGCAGCGTGCCGGTGTTTGCCAGCGGCCGCCGCGCGGTCGCTGCGCTCAGCCTGATGGCCCCGCAGCAGCGCGTGCAGCACCAGCAAGCCCAGCTGGTGCAGGCGACCTTGGCAGCAGCGGCCCGCATCTCCCGCAGTCTGGCTGGATGA
- a CDS encoding LPS-assembly protein LptD encodes MDIHALTDVAPASPRPAGAAAGLRARANTNTSPRTLSRTPLSFSPTTIARLCMAMLWASPALVLAQAPAGSDDAGLVLRASPRLQESLSSEQRGKMPVYLEGDELTGQTADMTTVTGNASLRRADTMIRADRLRFYEPSNTAYADGNVHINRAGSVFDGTELQMQLDSNEGFFKDANYRLLPNNGYGVASRVDFIDRERSVVHDGTYTTCQRDDEASWQPDWIIRAEKISIDNLEEVGVAENGVLEFKGVPIIPIPKMSFPLSEKRKSGLLPPTMSLDSDSGFTYAQPYYWNIAPNRDATITPTAMVKRGLALGGEFRYLEPTYSGTLAGLYMPGDRLRDRDRWSWLWMHNGSLDTPIGGLGLNINAKRVSDSDYWRDFQGNSYKLNERLLNSEASASWSRDDHSLLLRAQKWQTLQDSLSPIVPPYDRMPQLQYRYTPQNLPLGLEGSIEADATRFRADTSLLNQPNADRGYIQAELSRPFIAPQGYITPKLMLNTRHYNFDNSGLATVSSASITVPTVSLDSGLTFERSTRLFGRNLIQTLEPRAFYTYTPYRDQSMIPVYDTAPYDFSFATIFSSNSFSGYDRIADNNMLTVGATTRFLDAETGAEAARFGIAQRLRFSDQRVVMPNASSVEERWSDIMLGAGINWTPKWGFDTTVQFNPDSGRSVRSTMQARYKPGDYKTLALAYRYQAQNSEQMDLGWQWPVNEIFGSGGKKAKGEGRWYTVGRLNYSMRDKKLVDSVVGVEYAGCCWSSRIVLQRLQNSLVQSNTKLLFQMEFTGLTKLTLGADPLASMRENVPGYQSLPSGNGAAVPSRFSNYD; translated from the coding sequence ATGGATATTCACGCTTTAACCGATGTGGCGCCAGCCTCGCCCCGCCCTGCAGGCGCCGCCGCAGGGCTGCGCGCGCGCGCAAACACCAACACATCGCCCCGCACCTTGTCCCGCACCCCCCTTAGCTTCTCCCCCACCACCATCGCCCGGCTGTGCATGGCCATGCTCTGGGCATCGCCCGCGCTGGTACTGGCCCAGGCGCCCGCTGGCAGCGATGACGCCGGCCTGGTGCTGCGCGCCAGCCCCCGCCTGCAAGAGAGCCTGAGCTCCGAGCAGCGCGGCAAGATGCCGGTCTACCTCGAGGGCGACGAGCTCACCGGCCAGACGGCGGACATGACCACCGTCACCGGCAATGCCAGCCTGCGCCGCGCCGACACGATGATCCGCGCCGACCGCCTGCGCTTTTACGAGCCCAGCAACACCGCCTATGCCGATGGCAATGTGCACATCAACCGCGCCGGCAGCGTGTTTGACGGCACCGAGCTGCAGATGCAGCTCGATTCGAACGAGGGATTCTTCAAGGACGCCAACTACCGCCTGCTGCCCAACAACGGCTATGGCGTGGCCTCGCGCGTGGATTTCATCGACCGCGAGCGCTCGGTCGTGCATGATGGCACCTACACCACCTGCCAGCGCGACGACGAGGCCAGCTGGCAGCCCGACTGGATCATCCGTGCTGAAAAAATCAGCATCGACAACCTCGAAGAGGTCGGTGTGGCCGAGAATGGCGTGCTCGAATTCAAGGGCGTGCCGATCATCCCCATCCCCAAGATGAGCTTTCCGCTGTCGGAAAAGCGCAAATCGGGCCTGCTGCCGCCCACGATGTCGCTCGACAGTGACAGCGGCTTCACCTACGCCCAGCCCTATTACTGGAACATTGCGCCCAACCGCGATGCGACGATCACGCCGACGGCCATGGTCAAGCGCGGCCTGGCGCTGGGCGGCGAGTTCCGCTACCTGGAGCCGACCTACAGCGGCACCCTGGCGGGCCTCTACATGCCCGGCGACCGCCTGCGCGACCGCGACCGCTGGTCCTGGCTGTGGATGCACAATGGCAGCCTGGATACGCCCATTGGCGGCCTGGGGCTAAACATCAACGCCAAGCGCGTGAGCGACTCGGACTACTGGCGCGACTTCCAGGGCAACAGCTACAAGCTCAACGAGCGCCTGCTCAACAGCGAAGCCTCGGCCAGCTGGTCGCGCGATGACCACAGCCTGCTGCTGCGCGCGCAGAAGTGGCAGACCCTGCAGGACTCGCTCTCGCCGATCGTGCCGCCGTATGACCGCATGCCCCAGCTGCAGTACCGCTACACGCCGCAGAACCTGCCGCTGGGCCTGGAAGGCTCGATCGAGGCCGATGCCACGCGCTTCCGTGCCGACACCAGCCTGCTCAACCAGCCCAATGCCGACCGGGGCTATATCCAGGCCGAGCTGAGCCGCCCCTTCATTGCGCCGCAGGGCTACATCACGCCCAAGCTGATGCTCAACACCCGGCACTACAACTTTGACAACTCGGGCCTGGCCACCGTCAGCAGCGCCAGCATCACCGTGCCCACCGTCAGCCTCGACAGCGGCCTGACCTTTGAGCGCAGCACACGCCTGTTTGGCCGCAACCTGATCCAGACGCTGGAGCCGCGCGCCTTCTACACCTACACGCCCTACCGCGACCAGAGCATGATCCCGGTCTACGACACGGCGCCGTACGACTTCAGCTTTGCGACCATCTTCAGCTCGAACTCGTTCAGCGGCTATGACCGCATTGCCGACAACAATATGCTGACCGTGGGCGCCACCACGCGCTTTCTCGATGCCGAGACCGGCGCCGAGGCCGCGCGCTTTGGCATCGCCCAGCGCCTGCGCTTCTCGGACCAGCGCGTGGTCATGCCCAATGCCAGCTCGGTCGAAGAGCGCTGGTCGGACATCATGCTGGGCGCGGGCATCAACTGGACACCCAAGTGGGGCTTTGACACCACGGTGCAGTTCAACCCGGACAGCGGCCGCTCGGTGCGCTCGACCATGCAGGCGCGCTACAAGCCCGGCGACTACAAGACGCTGGCACTGGCCTACCGCTACCAGGCGCAGAACAGCGAGCAGATGGACCTGGGCTGGCAATGGCCAGTCAATGAAATCTTTGGCTCCGGGGGCAAAAAAGCCAAGGGCGAAGGCCGCTGGTACACTGTGGGCCGCCTGAACTACAGCATGCGCGACAAGAAACTGGTGGACTCTGTGGTCGGTGTGGAATACGCCGGATGCTGCTGGAGCAGCCGCATTGTGCTGCAGCGCTTGCAGAACTCGCTGGTGCAGTCCAACACCAAGCTGCTGTTCCAGATGGAATTTACCGGCCTGACCAAACTCACCCTGGGCGCTGACCCGCTGGCCAGCATGCGCGAAAACGTGCCCGGCTACCAGTCTCTGCCCAGCGGCAACGGCGCTGCAGTACCCAGCCGTTTCAGCAATTACGATTGA
- a CDS encoding HutD family protein → MQFFSSSALPAAPWKNGGGTTQEVLCWPPGASIDSFAWRISIAQIASSGPFSAFAGVDRIITLLGGDGVHLQAADGSVDHLLQHCLQPFAFSGDVALDCQLLGGASQDLNVMTRRGRVQAQVTIHRGGSLQLGSAQGLLLARAGSWRLPAQAAALVAGGEDGLYWTAAPGQPLQLEASSDDALLIAVALQEVAAGV, encoded by the coding sequence ATGCAATTTTTCAGCAGCAGCGCGCTGCCCGCCGCGCCATGGAAGAACGGCGGCGGCACGACGCAAGAGGTGCTGTGCTGGCCGCCTGGCGCCAGCATCGACAGTTTTGCCTGGCGCATCAGCATTGCGCAGATCGCCAGCAGTGGGCCGTTCTCGGCCTTTGCCGGGGTGGACCGCATCATCACCTTGCTGGGTGGTGATGGCGTGCATTTGCAGGCTGCCGATGGCAGCGTGGACCATTTGTTGCAGCACTGCCTGCAGCCCTTTGCGTTCTCGGGCGATGTGGCGCTGGACTGCCAGCTGCTGGGCGGCGCCTCGCAGGATTTGAATGTGATGACCCGGCGCGGCCGCGTGCAGGCGCAGGTGACGATCCACCGGGGTGGCAGCCTGCAGCTGGGCAGTGCCCAGGGCCTGCTGCTGGCGCGGGCTGGCAGCTGGCGCCTGCCTGCGCAAGCCGCTGCGCTGGTGGCCGGTGGCGAAGATGGCCTGTACTGGACCGCTGCGCCCGGCCAGCCGCTGCAGCTGGAAGCGAGCAGCGACGACGCCCTGTTGATCGCTGTCGCGCTGCAGGAGGTAGCAGCCGGTGTCTGA
- a CDS encoding amino acid ABC transporter permease: MDLDFSPVWAGWPDLLRGAAVTVEITAAALVLGCVMGLLIGIGRLNPKNRIIYGICTAYVAAIRGTPLLVQLFILFFGLPQFGIMLPAFACGVLGLGIYSGAYVSEVVRGAIQSIDRGQMEAARSIGMSSGQAMLSVILPQAIVRMIPPLGNEFIALIKNSALVSLLTIHDVMHQGQKIISVSYRSLEVYLAIAVIYFVLTGVTTLALRHFEKRLRAGGMVQ; encoded by the coding sequence ATGGATTTGGATTTTTCGCCCGTCTGGGCAGGGTGGCCCGATCTGCTGCGCGGTGCAGCGGTGACGGTGGAGATCACGGCCGCTGCGCTGGTGCTGGGCTGCGTGATGGGTCTGCTGATCGGCATTGGCCGGCTCAACCCCAAGAACAGGATCATCTACGGCATCTGCACGGCCTATGTGGCCGCCATCCGGGGCACGCCGCTTCTGGTGCAGCTGTTCATTCTGTTCTTCGGGCTGCCGCAGTTTGGCATCATGCTGCCGGCCTTTGCCTGCGGCGTGCTGGGCCTGGGCATCTACTCGGGCGCCTATGTGTCCGAAGTGGTGCGCGGCGCCATCCAGTCCATCGACCGCGGCCAGATGGAGGCGGCGCGCTCCATCGGCATGTCGTCGGGCCAGGCCATGCTCTCGGTGATCCTGCCCCAGGCCATCGTGCGCATGATTCCGCCACTGGGCAATGAGTTCATCGCGCTGATCAAGAACTCGGCGCTGGTCTCGCTGCTGACCATCCATGATGTGATGCACCAGGGCCAGAAGATCATCAGCGTCTCCTACCGCTCGCTGGAAGTGTATTTGGCGATTGCCGTGATTTATTTTGTATTGACCGGCGTGACCACCCTGGCCCTGCGCCATTTTGAAAAGCGCCTGCGCGCTGGAGGCATGGTGCAATGA
- a CDS encoding transporter substrate-binding domain-containing protein, whose translation MNFRRLVLKTSLIALACGAGAAFAQNNVLRVATDATFPPMEFVENGKKTGFDVELVEAVAAKMGKKVEWVDIDFKGLVPGLIAKRYDMAVSAIYITDERKKVVDFTQPYYAGGLVAMVKEGSPITKLSDLDGKKVSVQVGTKSVGYLTEHFPKVQRVEVEKNQEMFNLVDIGRADAAVTGKPAAFQYNRTRGGMKVLAEQITTEEYGMAIRKDTPELTTAVNKALEQLKADGGYKAIVDKWFPSSK comes from the coding sequence ATGAACTTCCGTCGCCTGGTCTTGAAGACCTCTTTGATCGCCCTGGCCTGTGGTGCAGGCGCTGCCTTTGCCCAGAACAATGTGCTGCGCGTGGCCACCGATGCCACTTTCCCGCCGATGGAATTTGTCGAAAACGGCAAGAAGACCGGTTTTGACGTCGAACTCGTCGAGGCCGTCGCGGCCAAGATGGGCAAGAAGGTCGAATGGGTCGATATCGACTTCAAGGGCCTAGTGCCGGGTCTGATCGCCAAGCGCTACGACATGGCCGTCTCTGCCATCTACATCACCGATGAGCGCAAGAAGGTGGTGGACTTCACCCAGCCTTACTACGCCGGTGGCCTGGTGGCCATGGTCAAGGAAGGCAGCCCCATCACCAAGCTGAGCGATCTGGACGGCAAGAAGGTCTCGGTGCAGGTGGGCACCAAGTCGGTGGGTTACCTCACCGAGCACTTCCCCAAGGTGCAGCGCGTTGAGGTCGAAAAGAACCAGGAAATGTTCAACCTGGTCGATATCGGCCGCGCCGATGCCGCCGTGACCGGCAAGCCTGCCGCGTTCCAGTACAACCGCACGCGCGGCGGCATGAAGGTGCTGGCCGAGCAGATCACCACCGAGGAATACGGCATGGCCATCCGCAAGGACACGCCTGAGTTGACCACCGCCGTGAACAAGGCGCTCGAGCAGCTCAAGGCCGACGGTGGCTACAAGGCCATCGTGGACAAGTGGTTCCCCAGCAGCAAGTAA
- a CDS encoding amino acid ABC transporter ATP-binding protein, translated as MTAAPQLSESMIRIRGLRKAFGTHVVLDGIDFDVQPQQVVVVIGPSGSGKSTFLRCCNGLEAPQGGRIDICGRTLVQDGQMLPEKALNALREEVGMVFQSFNLFPHLSVLDNVTLGPRKLHGLSRKDADALAHDLLKKVGLGHKADAMPGSLSGGQKQRVAIARALAMRPKVMLFDEPTSALDPELVGEVLQVMKMLAAEGMTMMVVTHEMGFAKEVADVVVVMDGGGIIEAGDPQTIFSNPTKERTRSFLQAVLTKQ; from the coding sequence ATGACCGCAGCTCCCCAACTTTCCGAATCCATGATCCGCATCCGTGGCCTGCGCAAGGCCTTTGGCACGCATGTGGTGCTCGATGGCATCGACTTCGATGTGCAGCCCCAGCAGGTGGTGGTCGTCATCGGCCCCAGCGGCTCGGGCAAGAGCACGTTCCTGCGCTGCTGCAATGGGCTCGAAGCCCCGCAGGGCGGCCGCATCGACATCTGTGGCCGCACCCTGGTGCAGGACGGCCAGATGCTGCCCGAAAAAGCCCTCAATGCGCTGCGCGAAGAGGTGGGCATGGTGTTCCAGTCCTTCAACCTGTTTCCGCACCTGTCGGTGCTGGACAACGTGACGCTGGGCCCGCGCAAGCTCCACGGCCTGAGCCGCAAGGATGCCGATGCGCTGGCGCATGACCTGCTGAAAAAAGTGGGCCTGGGCCACAAGGCCGATGCGATGCCCGGCAGCCTCTCGGGCGGGCAGAAGCAGCGCGTGGCGATTGCGCGCGCGCTGGCCATGCGGCCCAAGGTGATGCTGTTTGACGAGCCGACCTCGGCGCTCGACCCCGAGCTGGTGGGCGAGGTGCTGCAGGTGATGAAGATGCTGGCCGCCGAAGGCATGACCATGATGGTGGTCACCCATGAAATGGGCTTTGCCAAGGAAGTGGCCGATGTGGTCGTCGTCATGGATGGCGGCGGCATCATCGAAGCCGGTGACCCGCAGACAATCTTCAGCAACCCGACCAAGGAGCGCACACGCAGCTTTTTGCAGGCCGTGTTGACAAAGCAATAA
- a CDS encoding peptidylprolyl isomerase yields the protein MKQRILSLSVACSLALLAGASAAQGMKASGDSASARMRAPGAGLATPTAVPSVAIPAAAVAQRSSNAPRSADFIVAVVNSEPVTNVEVQQQYERLRAQAEANNMPAETARRQALEMLIGQKIQLQMAAERNITVDNFAVQQAEESVARQNSMTMPELRRRLASEGIPEAQFRADLKKQLVIQKLREAEVDSKVRVSDLDIDQYLREQKAKAGMASAATQLNLGHILITVPENASDDQVKQLQAKAQQAADKIRAGEDFGAAVAEFSDVPDGKGGGAMGLRPADRYPELFVKATQSTPLGAIAGPVRSPAGFHILKVLEKTSGEVPAIVTQSHARHILLRPGPQLSEAQAVERLEDYRRRVLAKQDTFEDLAKRYSEDGSAKEGGDLGWASPRKFVPEFEEALNALQPGEISQPIASRFGIHLIQLLERREAKLNQREQRDMVRSIVRENKLEQAFSTWAQEARARAYVEYREPPQ from the coding sequence ATGAAACAACGCATTCTCTCTTTGAGCGTGGCCTGCAGCCTGGCTTTGCTGGCCGGTGCCAGCGCAGCGCAAGGCATGAAGGCCAGCGGCGACAGCGCATCGGCTCGCATGCGGGCCCCTGGCGCAGGCCTGGCCACGCCGACGGCCGTTCCTTCGGTGGCCATCCCGGCGGCCGCTGTTGCCCAGCGCAGCAGCAATGCCCCGCGCTCTGCGGACTTCATCGTCGCGGTCGTCAATTCCGAGCCGGTCACCAACGTCGAAGTGCAGCAGCAGTACGAACGCCTGCGCGCCCAGGCCGAGGCCAACAACATGCCCGCCGAGACCGCTCGCCGCCAGGCGCTGGAGATGCTGATCGGCCAGAAGATCCAGCTGCAGATGGCTGCCGAGCGCAACATCACGGTGGACAACTTCGCCGTGCAACAGGCCGAAGAGTCCGTCGCGCGCCAAAACAGCATGACCATGCCCGAGCTGCGCCGCCGCCTGGCCAGCGAAGGCATTCCGGAAGCGCAGTTCCGCGCCGATCTGAAAAAGCAGCTGGTGATCCAGAAGCTGCGCGAGGCCGAGGTGGACTCCAAGGTGCGCGTGAGCGACCTCGACATCGACCAGTACCTGCGTGAGCAAAAGGCCAAGGCCGGCATGGCCAGTGCCGCCACCCAGCTCAACCTGGGCCACATCCTGATCACCGTGCCAGAAAACGCCAGCGACGACCAGGTCAAGCAGCTGCAGGCCAAGGCCCAGCAGGCGGCCGACAAGATCCGCGCTGGCGAAGACTTTGGTGCCGCCGTGGCCGAGTTCTCCGATGTGCCCGACGGCAAGGGCGGCGGCGCCATGGGCCTGCGCCCGGCCGACCGCTACCCCGAGCTGTTCGTCAAGGCCACACAGTCCACCCCGCTGGGCGCCATTGCCGGCCCGGTGCGCTCGCCTGCGGGCTTCCACATCCTGAAGGTGCTGGAGAAGACCAGCGGTGAGGTGCCCGCCATCGTCACCCAAAGCCATGCCCGCCACATCCTGCTGCGCCCCGGCCCCCAGCTGAGCGAAGCCCAGGCCGTGGAGCGCCTCGAAGACTACCGCCGCCGTGTACTGGCCAAGCAGGACACGTTCGAAGACCTGGCCAAGCGCTACTCGGAAGACGGCAGCGCCAAGGAAGGCGGCGACCTGGGCTGGGCCAGCCCACGCAAGTTCGTGCCGGAGTTCGAAGAAGCGCTCAACGCACTGCAGCCCGGCGAGATCAGCCAGCCCATTGCCAGCCGCTTTGGTATCCACCTGATCCAGCTGCTCGAGCGCCGCGAAGCCAAGCTCAACCAGCGCGAGCAGCGCGACATGGTGCGCTCCATCGTGCGCGAGAACAAGCTCGAGCAGGCCTTCAGCACCTGGGCGCAGGAAGCCCGTGCGCGGGCCTACGTGGAATACCGCGAGCCGCCCCAGTAA
- a CDS encoding 16S rRNA (uracil(1498)-N(3))-methyltransferase, producing the protein MPRFYCPVELRVGAALDLPPEAARHVQVFRMQPGEHITLFNGVAGSPAGEYDATIVQMGRSHVTVQIEGHTAIEREAARAVHLLAGITAGERMEWLVEKATELGVASITPLEAERSVTRLKGDRATKRQERWQAIAASACEQCGRNQVPRIHAPVDLAQWVKAGGLADAQRLVLSLADGTQPLAQVVQQAGAQPLVFLSGPEGGLSPAEEALARGNGFAPVTLGPRVLRAETAPLAALGYLAAL; encoded by the coding sequence ATGCCCCGTTTTTACTGCCCCGTTGAGTTGCGCGTAGGCGCTGCACTGGATCTGCCGCCCGAGGCTGCACGCCATGTGCAGGTGTTTCGCATGCAGCCGGGCGAACACATCACCTTGTTCAATGGCGTAGCCGGCAGCCCCGCAGGTGAATACGACGCCACCATCGTGCAGATGGGCCGCAGCCATGTGACCGTGCAGATCGAGGGCCACACGGCGATCGAGCGCGAAGCGGCCCGCGCCGTGCACCTGCTGGCCGGCATTACCGCTGGCGAGCGCATGGAATGGCTGGTGGAGAAGGCGACCGAGCTGGGCGTCGCCAGCATCACCCCGCTGGAGGCCGAGCGCTCGGTCACCCGCCTCAAGGGCGACCGCGCCACCAAGCGCCAGGAGCGCTGGCAAGCGATTGCCGCGAGCGCCTGCGAGCAGTGCGGCCGCAACCAGGTGCCACGCATCCATGCGCCGGTGGACCTGGCGCAATGGGTCAAGGCCGGCGGCCTGGCCGATGCACAGCGCTTGGTGCTGTCGCTGGCAGACGGCACGCAGCCGCTGGCCCAGGTGGTACAGCAGGCGGGCGCCCAGCCCCTGGTTTTCCTCTCTGGCCCCGAAGGCGGCCTGTCGCCCGCCGAAGAAGCGCTGGCGCGCGGCAACGGCTTTGCACCGGTGACCTTGGGCCCGCGTGTTTTGCGCGCCGAGACGGCGCCGCTCGCGGCTTTGGGCTATCTGGCAGCACTTTGA
- a CDS encoding formimidoylglutamate deiminase — MNTHNQLFAAQALLPTGWAQNVLLRWDAQGLFSSIETGVDAARCAGVAQAGGPVLPGMPNLHSHAFQRGFAGLSEFRGQAQDSFWSWRNLMYRFAARLGPQHLEAIATWLYIEMLEAGYTSVCEFHYLHHQPDGQAYAPDGELSLALLRAAQTAGIGITLLPVLYQNSGFGGQAPHDGQKRFIRSTDNMLRLLETLAPACAAQGAALGLAPHSLRAVAPEALQEALQGLHALSAQAPVHIHIAEQMAEVNACVAWSGQRPVAWLLDHMPVDARWCLVHATHMDEAEYAAAAASQAVAGLCPLTEANLGDGIFDLPRWQAGAGRWGIGSDSHIGVNAAEELMMLEYSQRLQSQQRNVAASAQQPHVGSHMLLAAVQGGAQASGRAVAGLAVGQQADFVVLDGQHLALAGLPAAEQLDAHVFASSRSSAVASVWVGGQCRVADGRHRLHHSAQRGFVAARSELLQET; from the coding sequence ATGAATACCCATAACCAACTGTTTGCCGCCCAGGCCTTGCTGCCCACGGGCTGGGCGCAGAACGTGCTGCTGCGCTGGGATGCGCAAGGCCTCTTCAGCTCCATCGAAACGGGAGTGGATGCGGCCCGCTGCGCGGGTGTGGCGCAGGCCGGCGGACCGGTGCTGCCGGGCATGCCCAACCTGCATTCGCATGCGTTCCAGCGCGGCTTTGCCGGGCTCTCGGAGTTCCGCGGCCAGGCGCAGGACAGCTTTTGGAGCTGGCGCAACCTGATGTACCGCTTTGCCGCGCGCCTGGGGCCCCAGCACCTGGAGGCGATTGCCACCTGGCTCTACATCGAGATGCTCGAAGCGGGCTACACCAGCGTCTGCGAGTTCCACTACCTGCACCACCAGCCCGATGGCCAGGCCTACGCCCCCGATGGCGAGCTGAGCCTGGCGCTGCTGCGTGCCGCGCAGACAGCGGGCATCGGCATCACCTTGCTGCCGGTGCTCTACCAGAACAGCGGCTTTGGCGGCCAGGCACCCCATGACGGGCAAAAGCGTTTTATCCGCAGCACCGACAACATGCTGCGCCTGCTGGAGACCTTGGCCCCCGCCTGCGCCGCCCAGGGCGCGGCGCTGGGCCTGGCGCCGCACTCGCTGCGCGCGGTGGCGCCCGAGGCCTTGCAAGAGGCCCTGCAGGGCCTGCATGCGCTGAGCGCCCAGGCGCCCGTACACATCCACATTGCCGAGCAGATGGCTGAGGTCAACGCCTGCGTCGCCTGGAGCGGCCAGCGCCCGGTGGCCTGGCTGCTGGACCATATGCCGGTGGACGCGCGCTGGTGCCTGGTGCATGCCACGCACATGGATGAGGCCGAATACGCAGCCGCAGCCGCCTCGCAGGCGGTGGCGGGCCTTTGCCCGCTGACGGAAGCCAACCTGGGCGACGGCATCTTTGACCTGCCGCGCTGGCAGGCCGGTGCCGGCCGCTGGGGCATTGGCTCGGACAGCCACATCGGCGTGAACGCCGCCGAAGAGCTGATGATGCTGGAGTACAGCCAGCGCCTGCAATCGCAGCAGCGCAATGTGGCGGCCAGTGCCCAGCAGCCCCATGTGGGCAGCCATATGCTGTTGGCAGCGGTGCAGGGCGGCGCGCAGGCCAGTGGCCGCGCAGTGGCCGGCCTGGCCGTGGGCCAGCAGGCCGATTTTGTGGTGCTCGATGGCCAGCACCTGGCGCTGGCCGGGCTGCCCGCTGCCGAGCAGCTCGATGCCCATGTGTTTGCCAGCAGCCGCAGCAGTGCGGTGGCCAGTGTCTGGGTGGGCGGCCAGTGCCGCGTGGCCGACGGCCGCCACCGGCTGCACCACAGCGCGCAGCGCGGCTTTGTCGCCGCGCGCAGCGAACTTCTTCAGGAGACGTGA
- a CDS encoding aminoglycoside phosphotransferase family protein, which translates to MSDPIAASSVAPQPDSAKQSLQGVTPVVWADATRAAQFAPWLAAVAARHGLRPESVRLASADASFRRYLRVDDLQGGTRIIMDAPPDKENSEPFVKVQALLAEAGLNAPQVLDWDAAHGFMLLSDLGTQTVIEKLQPPDSQAAYQWYMQAVDILVDWQKASREGVLPVYDEAVLRRELQLFPDWYIAQHRQVQLSDKQQAVLQNAFDAIVAQNLSVPRVFVHRDFMMRNLMVPPSAGAPLGVLDFQDALYGPITYDIASLMRDAFISWEEDFVVDITIRYWEKARKAGLLGADSPSGFGADFGDFYRAVEWMGIQRHLKVAGIFARLTLRDGKPRYLADAPRFLHYIRATASRYRELVPLMRLIHEVEGIEEQGGWMMGRG; encoded by the coding sequence ATGTCTGACCCTATTGCTGCATCTTCTGTAGCACCCCAGCCTGACAGCGCCAAGCAATCTTTACAGGGCGTTACCCCAGTTGTGTGGGCAGATGCCACTCGCGCCGCGCAGTTTGCCCCCTGGCTGGCAGCGGTAGCGGCCCGCCATGGTCTGCGGCCCGAGAGCGTTCGCCTGGCGTCTGCCGATGCGAGCTTTCGCCGCTATTTGCGGGTGGACGACCTGCAGGGCGGCACGCGTATCATCATGGATGCGCCGCCGGACAAGGAAAACAGCGAACCCTTTGTGAAGGTGCAAGCGCTGCTGGCCGAGGCTGGCCTGAATGCCCCCCAGGTGCTGGACTGGGATGCCGCTCACGGCTTCATGCTGCTGTCCGATCTGGGCACGCAGACGGTGATCGAAAAGCTCCAGCCGCCCGATTCCCAGGCCGCCTACCAGTGGTACATGCAGGCGGTCGATATCTTGGTGGACTGGCAAAAGGCATCGCGCGAAGGCGTGCTGCCCGTTTATGACGAGGCCGTGCTGCGCCGCGAGCTGCAGCTGTTCCCTGACTGGTACATCGCCCAGCACCGCCAGGTGCAACTGAGCGACAAACAGCAGGCCGTGCTGCAAAACGCCTTTGACGCCATCGTGGCGCAGAACCTGTCGGTGCCACGCGTGTTTGTGCACCGTGACTTCATGATGCGCAACCTGATGGTGCCCCCCAGCGCCGGTGCGCCGCTGGGCGTGCTGGATTTCCAGGATGCGCTCTACGGCCCGATCACCTATGACATTGCCAGCCTGATGCGCGATGCCTTCATCAGCTGGGAAGAAGACTTTGTCGTGGACATCACCATCCGCTACTGGGAGAAGGCGCGCAAGGCTGGCCTGCTGGGCGCTGACAGCCCCTCGGGCTTTGGTGCCGATTTTGGTGACTTCTACCGCGCAGTCGAATGGATGGGCATCCAGCGCCACCTGAAAGTGGCTGGCATCTTTGCCCGCCTGACCTTGCGCGACGGCAAGCCGCGCTACCTGGCCGATGCACCGCGCTTTTTGCACTACATCCGCGCAACGGCCTCGCGCTACCGCGAGCTGGTACCGCTGATGCGCCTGATCCATGAGGTCGAGGGCATCGAGGAGCAAGGCGGCTGGATGATGGGCCGGGGCTGA